In Bos indicus x Bos taurus breed Angus x Brahman F1 hybrid chromosome 23, Bos_hybrid_MaternalHap_v2.0, whole genome shotgun sequence, the genomic window GAGAGGAGTTAGAATTGGGGTCATGTGGATGTTGTTGGCAGCCTGAACTGCATGGAGTGGAGCCTCCTGCCTCCCGCCACAAAGGAGATGGAGACACAGACGTCTGTGGTGAAGGGTCGCTTCATGGGGGACCCCTCCCATGAGTACGAACACACTGAGCTGCAGAAGGTGAACGAGGGGGAGAAGGTCTTTGAAGAAGAAGTAGTGGTGAGTGAAGATGAGAGGAGGAGGGCCTGAACACAAGGGGCTGGGCTGGTGGACACTGTGGTGGCGGCAAGCACGGTCATCACCACAGCCACTGGGGCCACCGGGCCTGGGGCGCTGGGTGTGCTCGGCCCTGGGCCTCCGTGCCGGCCCCCTCGCTCCATCCTTGTGGCCCTGGGACGCTGGTGCATTGCCTcctgggggtggagaggaggaaaCCTCTGTTAAGtcacctgcccagggtcacatcACTCCTGAATGATGACAAGGTGGCAAGGGGATGGGCAGCCAAGTCTCGGGACAGCTGGGTTATGGGGCCGGGGCTAGGAAGAAGCGGGCTGTGCATTGCTCTGGGATCAGGGGATGTGCACAGGTGCTTATATTTTTGTATAGATTTGTATTTTACTAGATAACACATTCAagctgcccaggtggcactagtggtaaagaacatgcctgccaatgcaggagacataagagatgcaggtccaatccctgggttgggaagatcctctggagaagggcatggtaacccactccacaaTTCCTGCcttggaaaccccatggacagaggagcctggcgggctacagttgatagggttgcaaagagtcgacacgactgaagagacttagcacacacacacacacacacatgaagataATACATTCACTTGAAACTGTTAGCGATTACTTTTAGGAGATAGGATTAtgagtggttttaattttcttaggtatattataaaatatctccATATTACCCAGATATTATACAGTAAGCATGacaggttttatattttaaaacagcaaaataagCAACATTAAAATATGGGATTGCATGGTTGGAAAATAACCCAATTTCTAAAAGTGACAAACCTGTGATTCAAAATCCAACCTTTGCCCTTGAACGTGGGTGAGGCCAGATGCCTGGGTCTAGGTCTGTGATGCTTCAGCTGCAACACCCTGCCTGCTGGACAAACTCTAcagcctctgttttctcttctgtagaaTTGAGACTTGTACAGGTTAAATGaggtgccatttttttttttttggccttgccatgagggttgcgggatcttagttccctaaccagggattgaacccacgtcctctgcattggaagcacagactcttaaccactagactgccagggaattcccaaggtgATGTATTTAAAGCACCCAGCCTAGACACTTATTAGTTCCCATCTCCTCCTTTGTAAACAATTCCAATCAGCAGCCCAGGGGAAATACGTGGCTGAATGACTCTGGGGTCTCCCAGTGACCTTTTCCCTGTCAAGTGCTATTTTCTCCCAAACATCTCTATGAAGTCCTTTTGTTTGGGTTGGGGTTGCCCTTGATACTGATTCTAACCAAATTTCATCTGTGTAAACATGTTACAGTATGGGGTGATGTTTGAGAAATGATGTTAAgtcaaagagcaggacaagaaaCTATATAAACTGTAATTCTAACTTTCCTTTGAATATAGGCAtaggaaaaaagaatagaaggGATTATACCAATGTGTTATCAGCGATTACCTTCAGCAGGTGGGATTAGGAATGGCTTTAATTTTCTTAggtatattataaaatacttcTATATCACCCAGATGTTCTACAGTCAGCATGatagcttttatattttaaaaaggcaaaataggcAACATGATGACAGAATGGTTTGTTTCTGGACCGGTATATAAAACACTGTTAATGGTGTCTGCTCCCAGTGAGAGCAACTGGGGGACCAGGAATGAGATGAGacactgctttttattattttttaaaaaaagttttaaatatcgTACTCACCAGCAGTACGTATTACCAATTTAAGAAAGGAcgggagggagggaaggcaggCAAGGGCTTCACTCATGGTGAATTTCCATGCACCTGGCATCTCTGTGTGATGACCCAGGTCAGATGGACATGCAGAGGGCCCTTGCACGAGGCGTGACTGACTGGGCACAGCACCCCAGCGGGATAACTTGTCTCCTGTCTCCTCAGGTCCAGATCAAGGAAGAGACGCGCTTGGTGTCCGTTATTGACCAGATCGACAAGGCTGTGGCTGTCATCCCCCGAGGTGCCCTCTTTAAGACCCCTTTTGGACCTATCAATGTCAATCGGACCTTTGAAGGTAAGTTCTCTTCCTGAGCACAGTCAGACACATGTCTGGGAGTCCAGGGGAACCTACCTGTTTTCTCAGAGAAGGAATAACTGTTGCCACATCACTTGGGAGGAACTGCCGAATGTTGTTACTGGACCCTGACTCTTTTATGCCTGAGTTGAGTGTCTGGCCACCTGGGTTTGGGAGTGTGTGCGGGGCTGGGCTACCCACATTTCCCCACGCTCCTCCCCCGTAGTCTGTTCTCATCGCAGGGGCCGAGCCGAGTTCTGGCTGAGAGAATGCTGGTCCCTTTCCGCCCTTCAGTTCCCCATCAGTAGCTGACTGAACCCTGTGCAAGCCCCTCCTTGTGGTCTCCAGTCAGAGAGGGAAGGGACTGTGGAGCTTGGGGATGACCATCCCTTCCTACCTGCTGCCCCTTTGTAGGACTGTCCTTGTCTGAAGCCAAGAAGCTGAGTTCTTACTTCCACTTCAGGGAGCCTGTTGAGCTGAAGAACAAGACCTTGCTGGAGAAGGCTGAGCTCGACCCGTCCCTAGACTTCATGGACTCTTTGGAGCACGACATCCCCAAAGGTAACAGCCTTTGGTTACTTGGAGGACATTGGATATACCCCCAGGCCATACCACCTGCCATTCCCTCTTAAGAGTGGGACCCACGGCCTGGGTGGGAACTGGGAGTTCAATATGGGGCCTTGAGTAGGAGGCTCCTCCAGGGCCCAATACAGGGCTCAGCTCCAAATGTTTGCAGACAAAAGGATTGTCTTCCAGGTGCTTCCACAGACAGGAAGTCTCTCTTGATTTTTATATCAATCTTGAATGAAGGCAAGTTGGGAATTTCCCCCCATCAAAACATCCCTGAAAACACTAGCCGTATATACATCTTCACGGTTGGTTTTGGGGTTAGatccagtgcttggcacatagctgGTGCTCGGGGAGTAGGTGCCAACTGGCCTGCAGAGGACCACCTGCTAAGGAAATGAGTTCTGTACGTCTGCTCCTGCTAAGTGTGCTTTTAAATCATAAAACATACAACTTCAGAGGCCTTCTCGTGCTTCAGGGCCCACCTGGCCCAGGCACACAGCCGGCAGCTGGTGGGGGTCAGAGACCCCGGTTCCTCCCTGGGCTCCACCAGTAGAGATGAGCACATCCTTGGAAGATGCTCTTGCTGGGCTCTGCATCCCAGGACAGGTGCCAGGCTCTGGGCATTCAGGGGCCACACCTTAGGCACTGTCTCAGTACCCCTGCTTTTTTCCCTCCCCATGCTTGGTGTTCTGAGAGCTGGAGGGATCTGTTGTTGATGATGGCAAAGACAATGATACTAGGAACTACTCATAAAGGCAACGACACTGCTTACTGCATGGCAGGCACTGTACCCAGTCTTTCCcatgcctcatttttttttcttagttcatTTT contains:
- the RSPH9 gene encoding radial spoke head protein 9 homolog, translated to MDAESLLLALELASGSGQGLSPDRRASLLTSLMLVKRDYRFDRVLFWGRILGLVADYYIAQGVSEDQLAPRKTLYSLNCMEWSLLPPATKEMETQTSVVKGRFMGDPSHEYEHTELQKVNEGEKVFEEEVVVQIKEETRLVSVIDQIDKAVAVIPRGALFKTPFGPINVNRTFEGLSLSEAKKLSSYFHFREPVELKNKTLLEKAELDPSLDFMDSLEHDIPKGSWSVQMERGNALVVLRSLLWPGLTFYHAPRTKNYGYIYVGTGEKNLDLPFML